TTCCTTCGCAATATCTTCAATTTTATGTAATAGTTGACTACCATAACCATCATGACGAACTGATTCATCAACCCATAAAAAATCTATATGCAGATGATAAAAATACATTGTTCCTGTTACTCCGCCAAAGATTCTCCCATTCTCATCTTTCACTACAAAACTTACTTGTTCCATCGGCTGTTTTGCTTCATCTGTTAAAATAGACATGTTATATTGAATGACCTTATTTTTTATGTATTCTCCTTCAGCGCGAGTACCATTCTCTATGTGTTTCATATATTCCTTCCTTTCAGCTTATTAAGCTACCTTTCATTTTTACTTTTTCTCTTTAAAATACTAATAAATACGAATCCACCATAAGTAACAAAGCATGAAAAACCAATTATCCCTGGTACAGAGACATAGCCTATTCTTATATAACTTATAACTGCAAAAGAAGCGATAGACAGTAAAATAGATGGCCAAAATAGAAGTGCTGTTTTTCTTCGTCTCTCTTTTGTTGTACTTTCTTTCTCTTTAGAAATACGTGTACCAAAAAGTAATACAATACAAATAAGGATCGCTGCAAAGTAAATTGTATATAACGATAAAGTATGATCGTAAATCGCGATTCCAACTTCCAAAGCGATGATTGTTATTATTAATATAATGATTGTTGATGTCTTTAAGTTTCTTTTCAATTACTCACTCCTAGCATACTTTGACTATATTCTTTGTATATGTACTTCAAAGCTACCGCAAAAGCTTCATCTACCTCTTTATTTTCAAGTCGATTAGGTAAATCTTTTCCCCCCATAACATAAAGAAACGGAAATTCGTTAAATATTCCTATTATACCAATATTTATTGCAGCTGAAGATAGTCCACCTGTCATATGAGCTAAGTGATATGAATGTATTCCTTCATATTCACCTTGCTGCCTTACCATACCGCTAATAATTGGTTCCCATAATTCTGCTTCTGATTTATACCCCTGAAAAATATGTACTAAAAGGGAAAGAACTTCATTTAATTCTCCAACATTTTTCTCATCTCTAGCGTCCTCTTGTATATGAATTTTTGAAAAGTACGTTTGGGCATACGTTTTCACAACATCCCACCCACCACAGTACATTACAACTGACTGCGCAACGTAACTATCATGACATGCTATCATTACTTCTACTGCTTTACTAAGTGTTAAAGTCCTTCTTCCTTGTAAATGTGGATATAACTGCGCACTATCTTCATGTGGATTCAATTTAACATGATGAAGTATATCATCCCAATTACATTTATTTTCCTTCACCATCTGCGCTACTACAAATCCTATTGTTACTTTTGCTGCCGATGCTAACGGAATATTTAATTCACTATTATATGAAGCAACTATGCGATTATTTTTTGTAGAATAAATAGCTATTCCAACATGATCAGATTGTATCTCTTTCATTTTTTGAATGACAGTTTCCATTTCCCAGCCTCTTTTCCAAACGTTATATTATTTTTTAATAATTCAATATATAATATAAAATCCCTTTTTTAGAAAAGCATTCTTATGATTACAATAAGAAAAAGGTAGCATGAATAACTCCATGCTACCTAAGATACTAAATTTCTATTCTTCTAAAGGATTTTTAGGACCACAAAGCTCCAATTGATAAAAAGCTAAATCTAGCCACTTATTAAACTTATAACCAGCTTTTTTTATTGTCCCTGCATGAACAAATCCATAGTTTTCATGTAAGGCAATACTTTTCTCATTTTCTGCATCAATTCCAGCAATTAAAGTCATATATTCTCTTTCTTTTGCAATTGTGATCAATGCTCTCATCAAAGAAGTTCCAATCCCACATTTTCTATATTCCTTATCAACATACACAGAATGCTCAATTGAATATTTGTAGGCAGGCCAAGCTCTAAACGGACCGAATGTCGCAAATCCTACTACTTTATTATCTAGTTCGTATACAAAAATCGGATAACCATCATCCTTTTTTTGTTCATACCAATCTATTCTATTTTCAAGGGTTACGGGTTTATACGTATATACAGCAGTTGTATTCAGTATCGCATCATTATAAATATCTAAAATGTATATTACATCTTTTTCCGTTGCTTCCCTTATCATCCTTTTCTTCCTTTCATATACGTTCTCTTTTTAACTACCTATTTGTTACACGAACACTAGCTTTTCGAAAGCCATCATAAATGTTTAATGCAGCAGATAAAACGTAAATGAGAATACCCCCACCAATTAGCCACTTTTTAAGTTCTTCCGGAGAAATAGTGAACACATTTGCCACAAACGTAATAAATCCATCGGTAAATATGTGCGGATTTACTACAATTATAATGAATACTATCGTTCCAACTATTTGAAGAAGAGCATTCCCGATTGCCAATCTTTTTGTCCATTGTCCCTGTACTAACTTATAAAGAGATATAGCTATTTCAAGAACAATCATAATCATAACAATTGGCCAATACTG
This genomic window from Bacillus anthracis str. Vollum contains:
- a CDS encoding serine hydrolase — its product is METVIQKMKEIQSDHVGIAIYSTKNNRIVASYNSELNIPLASAAKVTIGFVVAQMVKENKCNWDDILHHVKLNPHEDSAQLYPHLQGRRTLTLSKAVEVMIACHDSYVAQSVVMYCGGWDVVKTYAQTYFSKIHIQEDARDEKNVGELNEVLSLLVHIFQGYKSEAELWEPIISGMVRQQGEYEGIHSYHLAHMTGGLSSAAINIGIIGIFNEFPFLYVMGGKDLPNRLENKEVDEAFAVALKYIYKEYSQSMLGVSN
- a CDS encoding GNAT family N-acetyltransferase: MKHIENGTRAEGEYIKNKVIQYNMSILTDEAKQPMEQVSFVVKDENGRIFGGVTGTMYFYHLHIDFLWVDESVRHDGYGSQLLHKIEDIAKEKGCRLILLDSFSFQAPEFYKKHGYREYGVVEDHPKGHSQHFLEKRL
- a CDS encoding GNAT family N-acetyltransferase produces the protein MIREATEKDVIYILDIYNDAILNTTAVYTYKPVTLENRIDWYEQKKDDGYPIFVYELDNKVVGFATFGPFRAWPAYKYSIEHSVYVDKEYRKCGIGTSLMRALITIAKEREYMTLIAGIDAENEKSIALHENYGFVHAGTIKKAGYKFNKWLDLAFYQLELCGPKNPLEE